A stretch of Dermochelys coriacea isolate rDerCor1 chromosome 6, rDerCor1.pri.v4, whole genome shotgun sequence DNA encodes these proteins:
- the LOC119856785 gene encoding serine protease 33-like, translating to MGVLSCLLPTLLLLPLLEGAVEFQSTCGQSATSSRIVGGQNAQNGVWPWQASIRYKGFHICGGSLITEEWVVSAAHCFNQSLPLADYSISLGEFQLNIQNANTFTSAVSRVRIHDNYKPASYASDIALAHLSTPLLYTAYILPVCLPTLNDSIASGSRCWVIGWGKVQMDESLPPPRTLQEVQVSLIDAQTCNDLYSIPIMYSPGSRPIKDDMVCAGYPEGGKDSCQGDSGGPLVCSEAGSWFLIGIVSWGVGCGFANRPGVYTRVSAYSTWIQQQLPSVAFGVVNVTISTQSNAGYTPAPTPLLLGTLLLASTVPGMVPPLSKLLI from the exons ATGGGTGTTCTCAGCTGCCTGCTGcccaccctcctgctgctgcccctgctggagG GTGCGGTGGAGTTCCAGTCAA CCTGTGGGCAGTCAGCGACCTCCAGCCGCATTGTAGGAGGGCAGAATGCCCAGAACGGGGTTTGGCCCTGGCAGGCCAGCATCCGATACAAAGGATTCCACATCTGCGGAGGGTCCCTCATCACGGAGGAATGGGTGGTGTCTGCAGCTCATTGCTTCAATCA GAGTCTGCCCCTCGCTGATTACTCTATTTCCCTTGGGGAATTCCAGCTGAATATCCAGAACGCAAACACCTTCACATCTGCTGTGTCACGGGTCAGAATCCACGACAACTACAAACCCGCCAGCTATGCCTCCGACATAGCCCTGGCGCACCTAAGCACGCCCCTTCTGTACACCGCCTACATCCTCCCTGTCTGCCTTCCCACCCTCAATGATTCCATCGCCTCTGGCAGCCGGTGCTGGGTCATTGGATGGGGGAAAGTCCAGATGGATG AAAGTCTCCCTCCTCCCCGCACTCTGCAGGAGGTTCAGGTCTCACTCATAGATGCCCAGACATGCAATGACCTCTATAGCATACCCATCATGTACTCCCCGGGGTCGCGCCCCATCAAAGATGACATGGTGTGTGCTGGCTACCCCGAAGGAGGGAAGGACTCCTGCCAG ggTGATTCTGGGGGACCCCTTGTTTGTTCTGAGGCTGGCTCCTGGTTCCTGATCGGCATCGTGAGCTGGGGAGTTGGCTGCGGCTTCGCCAACCGCCCCGGGGTCTATACCCGGGTCTCCGCCTACTCCACCTGgatccagcagcagctccccagtGTGGCATTCGGGGTGGTGAATGTCACCATTAGCACTCAGTCAAATGCCGGCTACACTCCAGCGCCCACCCCCCTGCTTCTCGGCACCCTCCTGCTGGCCAGCACAGTCCCAGGGATGGTGCCACCGCTTTCTAAGCTGCTAATTTAA
- the LOC122460546 gene encoding serine protease 27-like, with protein MRGLSCLLAIWLLLELPMLEACEQPMGSPCIVGGNDAKNGSWPWQVSIREGSNHVCGGSLIAESWVVSAAHGQVCLSCEPRGISAPEPSESLVSFPIKKIYCHPSYTDIRSSGDIALVELETPVNFNRVIHPICLPASPRAWSAG; from the exons ATGAGAGGTCTAAGCTGCCTGCTGGCCatttggctgctgctggagctgcccaTGCTGGAAG CTTGTGAGCAGCCAATGGGATCTCCCTGCATTGTGGGGGGTAATGATGCCAAGAATGGGTCCTGGCCCTGGCAGGTCAGCATCCGTGAAGGCAGTAACCATGTCTGCGGAGGGTCCCTCATTGCTGAGAGCTGGGTGGTGTCAGCAGCCCAT GGACAAGTCTGCCTATCATGTGAACCTAGGGGAATATCAGCTCCTGAACCCTCTGAAAGTCTGGTATCTTTTCCCATCAAGAAGATTTACTGCCATCCCAGCTACACTGATATCAGGTCCAGTGGTGACATCGCACTGGTGGAGTTGGAAACCCCTGTGAACTTCAACAGAGTTATCCACCCCATCTGCCTTCCGGCCTCCCCACGGGCATGGAGTGCTGGGTGA